The following coding sequences are from one Kwoniella bestiolae CBS 10118 chromosome 2, complete sequence window:
- a CDS encoding glutamate 5-kinase, producing MFLHQSKSKATPLTIVIKLGTSSIVSPEYPFLPHLQLLSSIVETVVNLRAQGHRVVLVSSGAIGVGLRRMDLRGRGKGLSQKQALAAIGQGRLIALWDNLFSQLDQPIAQILLTRMDISDRTRYLNAQNTFSELLQMGVVPIVNENDTVSVTEIKFGDNDTLSAISSAIVHADYLFLLTDVECLYTDNPRNNPDAKPVRVVRDIEKVKQQVSTSTLGTSLGTGGMSTKLIAAELATAAGTTTVIMHSGNVQDIFSVIQHGAGPSRDVSETPHLEEGPLCTRFLRRETALKDRKWWIAHGLHSAGTITIDEGAYRAIQRKESGGRLLPAGVIKVQGPFASHQAVKLVVRRRKRDNSSNKAGTTITNPVSRNSIDESMNSSPTPASTSKLGENVYPSTLVSPALKHLTNAQPDTPQIQPILSLSSSVASLDPLSKSSPSSPAPAINAIAEKLNSVDLQTRQSHRNGAEEDDMDGWEEVEIGKGLAQYNSVEIDRIKGIKSAHIENVLGYSESEHVVDSITFL from the exons ATGTTCCTCCATCAGTCGAAAAGCAAAGCAACCCCTCTGACAATAGTCATCAAACTTG GTACCTCTTCAATCGTCTCGCCAGAATACccattccttcctcatcttcaacttctctcctccattGTCGAGACAGTCGTCAACCTCCGAGCGCAGGGACATAGAGTCGTACTGGTCTCGTCGGGGGCTATAGGcgtggggttgaggaggatggatctgagagggagggggaagggatTGAGTCAGAAACAG GCCCTCGCTGCGATCGGTCAAGGAAGATTAATAGCTTTGTGGGACAATCTGTTCTCGCAATTGGATCAACCTATCGCGCAGATACtgttgacgaggatggatATATCCGAT AGAACAAGATACTTGAACGCTCAAAATACGTTCTCCGAATTACTTCAAATGGGAGTGGTGCCTATTGTTAATGAGAATGATACGGTGTCTGTGACC GAAATCAAATTTGGTGATAACGATACGTTGTCGGCTATCTCTTCTGCGATCGTACATGCCGATTACCTGTTCTTATTGACTGATGTAGAGTGCCT GTATACCGACAATCCAAGGAATAACCCTGATGCAAAACCGGTGAGGGTAGTAAGAGATATCGAGAAAGTCAAACAGCAAG TATCCACATCGACACTCGGAACGTCCCTCGGTACTGGTGGGATGTCCACCAAACTCATCGCGGCTGAACTGGCAACAGCAGCTGGAACGACCACAGTGATCATGCATTCCGGAAACGTGCAAGATATATTTAGCGTGATTCAACACGGCGCTGGACCTAGCAGGGATGTATCTGAGACGCCGCATTTGGAGGAAGGACCATTGTGTACTAGGTTCCTTAGGAGGGAGACGGCTTTgaagga CCGAAAGTGGTGGATAGCCCATGGACTACACTCGGCAGGAACGATAACAATCGATGAAGGTGCCTATCGAGCTATACAGAGGAAAGAGTCTGGTGGTCGATTATTACCCGCCGGAGTGATCAAAGTTCAAGGTCCCTTCGCTTCTCATCAGGCTGTCAAGTTGGTCGTCAGACGTAGGAAAAGGGATAATTCGTCAAACAAAGCTGGAACTACTATTACAAACCCAGTATCAAGGAACTCAATTGACGAAAGTATGAACTCGAGTCCTACACCTGCATCTACCTCGAAATTGGGTGAAAATGTGTATCCTTCGACACTGGTTTCACCAGCTTTGAAACACTTGACAAACGCTCAACCAGATACACCCCAGATTCAACCGATCTTatcgctctcttcctctgtcgCATCATTAGACCCATTATCGAAatcttccccttcgtccCCTGCTCCCGCTATCAATGCTATAGCTGAGAAGCTGAATAGTGTGGATCTACAAACTAGGCAAAGTCATAGGAATGgggcagaagaagacgatatggatggatgggaggaggtggagattggGAAGGGATTAGCTCAGTATAATAgtgttgagattgataggatCAAGGGTAtcaagag TGCACATATCGAGAATGTTTTGGGGTATAGCGAATCTGAACATGTGGTAGATTCTATTACGTTCTTATGA